In the genome of Pempheris klunzingeri isolate RE-2024b chromosome 11, fPemKlu1.hap1, whole genome shotgun sequence, one region contains:
- the LOC139210168 gene encoding probable G-protein coupled receptor 173, whose translation MANQSFAIDGPGSLLAVLASQSGMARGGSSSSSSSSDGSSNSGGISATDVSAYFKLVFLGLIICVSLVGNLLVSLLVLRDRTLHKAPYFFLLDLCLADAVRSAACFPFVLVSVHNSSAWTYSALSCKVVAFMAVLFCFHAAFMLFCVAVTRYLAIAHHRFYAKRMTIWTCAAIICMVWTLAVAMAFPPVFDVGTYKFIRDEDQCIFEHRYLKTNDTLGFMLMLAVVVLATHGFYAKLLLFEYRHRKMKPVQLVPAISQNWTFHGPGATGQAAANWIAGFGRGPMPPTLLGIRQNLHNQHRRLLGMEEVRSERRLGRMFYTITLLFLVLWAPYIVACFWRVFVKSCTIPHRYLSITVWMSFAQAGVNPIFCLLLNEDLRKVLRAHLPTYWRTKQHLPQDEAYCIM comes from the coding sequence ATGGCTAACCAGAGCTTTGCCATCGATGGCCCTGGCAGTTTGCTGGCTGTGCTGGCTTCACAGAGCGGGATGGCAAggggcggcagcagcagcagcagcagcagcagtgacggCAGCAGCAACAGCGGAGGAATCTCTGCCACAGATGTGTCTGCCTACTTTAAGCTGGTCTTCTTGGGTCTGATCATCTGTGTCAGCCTTGTAGGCAACCTCTTGGTCTCCCTGCTGGTCCTACGAGACAGGACACTTCACAAGGCTCCCTACTTCTTTCTCCTGGACCTGTGCCTGGCCGATGCAGTTCGCTCTGCCGCCTGCTTCCCCTTTGTGCTGGTTTCTGTCCACAACAGCTCGGCCTGGACTTACAGTGCCTTGAGTTGTAAAGTTGTGGCTTTTATGgctgtgctgttttgttttcacgCTGCCTTCATGCTGTTCTGTGTGGCTGTCACCCGCTACCTTGCCATCGCCCACCACCGATTCTACGCCAAGCGCATGACCATCTGGACCTGCGCCGCCATCATTTGCATGGTGTGGACTCTGGCCGTTGCCATGGCGTTCCCACCTGTCTTTGATGTGGGGACGTACAAGTTCATTCGTGATGAGGATCAGTGCATTTTTGAACACCGCTACCTGAAGACCAACGACACCCTGGGCTTCATGCTCATGCTGGCTGTGGTGGTCCTGGCCACCCACGGTTTCTACgccaagctgctgctgtttgagtaCAGGCACCGCAAGATGAAACCTGTCCAGCTGGTGCCAGCCATCAGCCAGAACTGGACCTTCCACGGCCCCGGGGCCACGGGTCAAGCTGCAGCTAACTGGATTGCAGGGTTCGGTCGCGGCCCCATGCCACCCACTCTGCTGGGCATCAGGCAAAATTTACACAATCAACACCGGCGGCTGCTCgggatggaggaggtgaggtCAGAGAGGAGGCTGGGCAGGATGTTCTACACCATCACTCTGCTCTTCCTGGTCCTCTGGGCTCCCTACATCGTGGCATGCTTCTGGAGGGTGTTCGTCAAGTCCTGCACCATCCCTCACAGGTACCTCTCCATCACAGTGTGGATGAGCTTCGCCCAAGCCGGAGTCAACCCCATCTTCTGTCTCCTGCTCAACGAGGACCTGAGGAAAGTGCTGAGAGCTCACCTGCCAACCTACTGGAGGACTAAACAACACCTGCCCCAGGATGAGGCCTACTGCATCATGTGA